The Solanum lycopersicum chromosome 6, SLM_r2.1 genome has a window encoding:
- the LOC101253794 gene encoding protein EXECUTER 2, chloroplastic isoform X1, with protein sequence MAMANAWAAAGHVTVRPSLSSSSPSSTYFVNFPNKSFLKNPKNSRLCCRCVTVNNTATPSADENCNNTCFASSSSSSTSLDWDWNRWTRYFSEIEQVESYASVLKFQLEEAIEKEDFEEAAKLKASIAEATSKDSVAEIMSMLKNAIDEERYHDASRLCRSTGSGLVGWWVGYSKDSDDPFGRLIRITPGVGRFIGRSFTPKQLVKASPGTPLFEIFVVKDGNNTYNMQVVLLQRAKGSAASSSPSSKLKPMKGPSSAEIENRAVIDVKVDEAEAEAEKSNEKSIDFEGAAEEGIRSVINFLKDKIPDLKVKVMKVNITEEMTDDGDSVKQFLEEEDDNTISSEETDETTTDLDNMNSDRVTVGGDSGTSEEGKTVDTKLFVGGVLHNKEDNPLKDEFVRFPVEIKDVAKDSFVLHIPKRPGEHDAEENTASSINEAAIAAQSISELMPPDVAKAFWSSDKASSKVSRDVKEMLKLAVTQAQKRYKLSEYTSFSRITSPGDLDPFEGLYVGAFGPYGTEVVQLRRKYGNWNVNDAEKSSNVEFFEYVEAVKLTGDINVPAGEVTFRAKISKGSRLSNRGMYPDELGVLAGYKGQGRIAEYGFKNPRWVEGELLQLNGKSTHSVKSQFLRLLNLKKIHQILGIVSQTCGCHIVEHKRKGKRAQSPPLLKTM encoded by the exons ATGGCGATGGCCAACGCTTGGGCTGCGGCGGGACACGTCACCGTCCGTCCTTCGCTATCTTCTTCATCACCTTCTTCTACTTATTTCgttaattttccaaataaatcATTTCTTAAAAACCCCAAAAACTCCAGGCTTTGTTGCCGATGCGTTACTGTAAACAACACCGCAACTCCTTCTGCTGATGAAAATTGTAACAATACTTGCTtcgcttcttcttcttcttcttcgacaTCGTTAGATTGGGATTGGAATCGGTGGACTCGCTATTTCTCTGAAATTGAACAAGTTGAGAGCTATGCCTCTGTGTTAAAG TTTCAACTTGAAGAAGCTATAGAAAAGGAAGACTTTGAAGAAGCTGCAAAATTGAAAGCATCTATTGCAGAAGCTACATCGAAGGACTCAGTTGCTGAAATTATGTCCATGTTGAAG AATGCAATAGATGAAGAGCGTTATCATGATGCTTCAAGATTGTGCCGAAGTACGGGAAGTGGCTTG GTTGGTTGGTGGGTTGGGTATTCAAAAGATTCAGATGATCCATTTGGTAGACTAATACGTATTACTCCAGGTGTGGGCAGATTTATTGGCAGAAGTTTTACTCCAAA ACAGTTGGTCAAAGCCTCTCCTGGAACTCCactttttgagatttttgttgTCAAAGATGGAAATAACACTTACAACATGCAG GTGGTGTTGTTGCAGCGAGCCAAAGGAAGTGCAGCAAGTTCAAGCCCATCATCCAAGTTGAAGCCAATGAAGGGACCTTCATCTGCTGAAATTGAGAACAGAGCTGTAATTGATGTTAAAGTAGATGAAGCAGAAGCAGAAGCAGAAAAAAGCAATGAGAAGAGCATAGATTTTGAGGGAGCTGCTGAAGAGGGAATAAGAAGTGtgataaattttcttaaagatAAAATACCTGATCTGAAAGTGAAAGTAATGAAAGTCAATATTACTGAAGAAATGACAGATGATGGTGATTCAGTGAAGCAATTTCTGGAAGAAGAAGATGACAACACTATTTCCAGTGAGGAGACAGATGAAACAACTACTGATTTGGATAACATGAATTCCGACCGAGTTACAGTAGGAGGAGATAGCGGCACAAGTGAAGAAGGAAAAACTGTAGATACCAAGCTTTTTGTAGGGGGTGTATTACATAATAAAGAAGACAATCCATTAAAGGATGAGTTTGTTCGTTTCCCTGTTGAGATCAAAGATGTGGCAAAGGATTCCTTTGTGCTTCACATCCCCAAGAGACCTGGAGAACACGATGCTGAAGAAAATACTGCGTCAAGCATTAATGAGGCAGCTATTGCAGCTCAGAGTATCTCTGAACTAATGCCTCCTGATGTGGCCAAGGCATTTTGGAGTTCTGATAAAGCTTCTTCAAAA GTTTCTAGAGATGTTAAGGAGATGCTAAAGCTTGCAGTTACTCAGGCACAGAAGCGATACAAATTATCTGAATACACAAGTTTTAGTCGAATAACCTCTCCTGGGGATTTAGATCCTTTTGAAG GTCTATATGTTGGTGCATTTGGACCTTATGGAACTGAGGTAGTGCAATTAAGGCGGAAGTATGGTAACTGGAATGTAAATGATGCTGAAAAATCCTCTAATGTGGAGTTCTTTGAGTATGTTGAGGCGGTAAAGCTAACAGGGGATATCAATGTGCCTGCTGGCGAG GTGACATTTcgagctaaaataagtaaaggAAGTCGCTTGTCCAACAGGGGGATGTATCCAGATGAACTTGGTGTG CTTGCTGGTTACAAGGGTCAAGGAAGAATAGCTGAATATGGTTTCAAAAACCCAAGGTGGGTTGAGGGAGAGCTTCTACAACTCAATGGAAAG TCAACACACTCTGTTAAGTCACAATTTTTAAGACTACTGAATCTGAAGAAAATACATCAAATTTTAGGTATTGTGAGTCAAACTTGTGGGTGTCATATCGTGGaacataaaagaaaaggaaaaagagctCAATCACCACCACTTTTAAAGACGATGTGA
- the LOC101253794 gene encoding protein EXECUTER 2, chloroplastic isoform X2, which yields MAMANAWAAAGHVTVRPSLSSSSPSSTYFVNFPNKSFLKNPKNSRLCCRCVTVNNTATPSADENCNNTCFASSSSSSTSLDWDWNRWTRYFSEIEQVESYASVLKFQLEEAIEKEDFEEAAKLKASIAEATSKDSVAEIMSMLKNAIDEERYHDASRLCRSTGSGLVGWWVGYSKDSDDPFGRLIRITPGVGRFIGRSFTPKQLVKASPGTPLFEIFVVKDGNNTYNMQVVLLQRAKGSAASSSPSSKLKPMKGPSSAEIENRAVIDVKVDEAEAEAEKSNEKSIDFEGAAEEGIRSVINFLKDKIPDLKVKVMKVNITEEMTDDGDSVKQFLEEEDDNTISSEETDETTTDLDNMNSDRVTVGGDSGTSEEGKTVDTKLFVGGVLHNKEDNPLKDEFVRFPVEIKDVAKDSFVLHIPKRPGEHDAEENTASSINEAAIAAQSISELMPPDVAKAFWSSDKASSKVSRDVKEMLKLAVTQAQKRYKLSEYTSFSRITSPGDLDPFEGLYVGAFGPYGTEVVQLRRKYGNWNVNDAEKSSNVEFFEYVEAVKLTGDINVPAGEVTFRAKISKGSRLSNRGMYPDELGVLAGYKGQGRIAEYGFKNPRWVEGELLQLNGKGMGPHLKGADLGFLYVIPEHSFLVLFNRLKLPE from the exons ATGGCGATGGCCAACGCTTGGGCTGCGGCGGGACACGTCACCGTCCGTCCTTCGCTATCTTCTTCATCACCTTCTTCTACTTATTTCgttaattttccaaataaatcATTTCTTAAAAACCCCAAAAACTCCAGGCTTTGTTGCCGATGCGTTACTGTAAACAACACCGCAACTCCTTCTGCTGATGAAAATTGTAACAATACTTGCTtcgcttcttcttcttcttcttcgacaTCGTTAGATTGGGATTGGAATCGGTGGACTCGCTATTTCTCTGAAATTGAACAAGTTGAGAGCTATGCCTCTGTGTTAAAG TTTCAACTTGAAGAAGCTATAGAAAAGGAAGACTTTGAAGAAGCTGCAAAATTGAAAGCATCTATTGCAGAAGCTACATCGAAGGACTCAGTTGCTGAAATTATGTCCATGTTGAAG AATGCAATAGATGAAGAGCGTTATCATGATGCTTCAAGATTGTGCCGAAGTACGGGAAGTGGCTTG GTTGGTTGGTGGGTTGGGTATTCAAAAGATTCAGATGATCCATTTGGTAGACTAATACGTATTACTCCAGGTGTGGGCAGATTTATTGGCAGAAGTTTTACTCCAAA ACAGTTGGTCAAAGCCTCTCCTGGAACTCCactttttgagatttttgttgTCAAAGATGGAAATAACACTTACAACATGCAG GTGGTGTTGTTGCAGCGAGCCAAAGGAAGTGCAGCAAGTTCAAGCCCATCATCCAAGTTGAAGCCAATGAAGGGACCTTCATCTGCTGAAATTGAGAACAGAGCTGTAATTGATGTTAAAGTAGATGAAGCAGAAGCAGAAGCAGAAAAAAGCAATGAGAAGAGCATAGATTTTGAGGGAGCTGCTGAAGAGGGAATAAGAAGTGtgataaattttcttaaagatAAAATACCTGATCTGAAAGTGAAAGTAATGAAAGTCAATATTACTGAAGAAATGACAGATGATGGTGATTCAGTGAAGCAATTTCTGGAAGAAGAAGATGACAACACTATTTCCAGTGAGGAGACAGATGAAACAACTACTGATTTGGATAACATGAATTCCGACCGAGTTACAGTAGGAGGAGATAGCGGCACAAGTGAAGAAGGAAAAACTGTAGATACCAAGCTTTTTGTAGGGGGTGTATTACATAATAAAGAAGACAATCCATTAAAGGATGAGTTTGTTCGTTTCCCTGTTGAGATCAAAGATGTGGCAAAGGATTCCTTTGTGCTTCACATCCCCAAGAGACCTGGAGAACACGATGCTGAAGAAAATACTGCGTCAAGCATTAATGAGGCAGCTATTGCAGCTCAGAGTATCTCTGAACTAATGCCTCCTGATGTGGCCAAGGCATTTTGGAGTTCTGATAAAGCTTCTTCAAAA GTTTCTAGAGATGTTAAGGAGATGCTAAAGCTTGCAGTTACTCAGGCACAGAAGCGATACAAATTATCTGAATACACAAGTTTTAGTCGAATAACCTCTCCTGGGGATTTAGATCCTTTTGAAG GTCTATATGTTGGTGCATTTGGACCTTATGGAACTGAGGTAGTGCAATTAAGGCGGAAGTATGGTAACTGGAATGTAAATGATGCTGAAAAATCCTCTAATGTGGAGTTCTTTGAGTATGTTGAGGCGGTAAAGCTAACAGGGGATATCAATGTGCCTGCTGGCGAG GTGACATTTcgagctaaaataagtaaaggAAGTCGCTTGTCCAACAGGGGGATGTATCCAGATGAACTTGGTGTG CTTGCTGGTTACAAGGGTCAAGGAAGAATAGCTGAATATGGTTTCAAAAACCCAAGGTGGGTTGAGGGAGAGCTTCTACAACTCAATGGAAAG GGAATGGGGCCACACCTCAAAGGTGCAGACCTTGGCTTTCTTTATGTCATTCCGGAGCACAGCTTTCTTGTACTCTTCAATCGCTTGAAACTACCAGAGTAA
- the LOC101263419 gene encoding CASP-like protein 4A3, translating into MKNPNPEPNFSLNHRNLHKQSSSHLSMSDTESQVSQIDSFHSPLRSESPLRSDDPFPEPQNSKSPSKAIVAVDKYFSPIRSSHKLSSENLSSPATPPPAVERRSPLVYVSRAVREDMAPGVTKVGPVRGGGADVEGGEVGGEKRSRAAVESILERSQRDVMMNRVALGFRVCEVIFCLISFSVMAADKTQGWTGDSFDRYKEYRYLVAVNVIGFAYAGFQAFDLALSLATGKHFLSYHMRYHFNFSMDQILAYLIMSASSSSATRVDDWATNWGKDAFTEMASASIAMSFLAFIAFAFSSIISGYSLCNRSSS; encoded by the exons ATGAAAAATCCAAACCCAGAACCCAATTTCAGTTTAAATCATCGAAATCTTCATAAACAGAGTAGTAGTCATTTATCAATGTCGGATACAGAGTCACAGGTCAGTCAAATTGATTCTTTCCATTCACCACTTCGATCCGAGTCGCCATTACGTTCTGATGATCCTTTCCCTGAACCCCAAAACTCCAAATCACCTTCAAAGGCAATCGTTGCAGTAGACAAGTACTTTTCCCCAATCAGATCATCGCATAAACTTTCGTCGGAAAATTTGAGTTCGCCGGCGACTCCACCGCCGGCGGTGGAAAGGAGGTCGCCGCTGGTTTATGTAAGTAGGGCGGTTAGGGAGGATATGGCACCTGGGGTGACGAAGGTGGGTCCGGTACGTGGTGGTGGTGCTGACGTGGAAGGGGGAGAAGTTGGAGGTGAGAAGCGGTCGAGGGCGGCTGTTGAGTCGATTCTTGAAAGGTCGCAAAGGGATGTTATGATGAACAGGGTGgcgttagggtttagggtttgtgAGGTCATTTTTTGCTTGATTTCGTTTTCGGTTATGGCAGCTGATAAAACTCAAGGTTGGACTGGTGATTCATTTGATCGTTACAAAGAATACAG GTATTTGGTAGCTGTTAATGTTATTGGATTTGCATATGCTGGATTTCAAGCATTTGATCTAGCACTAAGTTTGGCAACTGGGAAACACTTCCTCTCTTACCATATGCGATATCATTTCAATTTCTCAATGGATCAG ATACTGGCATATCTTATTATGTCTGCATCATCTTCTTCTGCAACGAGGGTAGACGACTGGGCAACAAATTGGGGAAAAGATGCATTCACAGAAATGGCAAGTGCATCAATCGCGATGTCTTTCCTGGCTTTCATTGCTTTTGCCTTCAGCTCTATCATATCTGGTTATAGCCTCTGCAACCGTAGTTCCTCGTGA
- the LOC101258663 gene encoding general transcription and DNA repair factor IIH subunit TFB4: MTPVSSKLYADDVSLLMVLVDTNPYFWSSMKNTAFTFPKFISHVLAFLNSILLLNQMNQVVVIATGYNSCDYVFDSSTSSMQRAECLLEKLEDFVDKDESLSQEDSVDGVGFSLLSGALSMALCYIQRVFRSGPLHPQPRILCLHGSPDGPGQYVAVMNSIFSAQRSMVPIDSCVIGSQHSAFLQQASYITGGVYLKPQVSDGLFQYLSTVFATDLHSRSFLQLPRPVGVDFRASCFCHKNTIDMGFICSVCLSIFCKHHKKCSTCGSNFGEARKQDPSASDQRRTSYGS; this comes from the exons ATGACACCGGTTTCATCAAAGCTTTACGCAG ACGATGTGAGCCTATTGATGGTTCTGGTTGATACAAATCCCTACTTCTGGAGCTCAATGAAGAACACTGCCTTCACATTCCCTAAATTCATATCACAC GTTCTTGCTTTCTTGAATTCGATACTTTTACTGAATCAGATGAACCAAGTAGTTGTGATTGCAACTGGGTACAATTCATGTGATTATGTATTCGATTCGTCTACCTCGTCAATGCAAAGAGCTGAGTGTTTGTTGGAGAAACTGGAGGATTTTGTGGATAAAGATGAGTCCTTGAGTCAAGAAGACTCTGTTGATGGAGTTGGGTTTTCGCTGCTTTCTGGTGCACTTTCTATGGCTTTGTGCT ACATTCAACGGGTATTTCGTTCAGGGCCTCTTCATCCACAACCTCGG ATATTGTGTCTGCATGGATCTCCAGATGGGCCGGGACA ATATGTTGCAGTCATGAATTCAATTTTCTCAGCTCAACGTTCAATG GTACCCATTGATTCATGTGTAATAGGATCTCAGCATTCTGCTTTTCTTCAGCAG GCTTCTTACATAACTGGTGGTGTATATTTGAAACCCCAAGTATCAGATGGACTGTTTCAATATCTCTCT ACAGTTTTTGCGACTGATTTACATTCTCGGAGCTTCTTGCAACTTCCCAGACCTGTTGGAGTTGACTTCCGTGCATC GTGCTTTTGCCATAAAAACACGATTGACATGGGTTTCATATGCTCTGTTTGTTTATCAATATTCTGCAAGCATCACAAGAAATGCTCAACTTGCGG ATCAAATTTTGGGGAGGCACGAAAGCAGGATCCCTCAGCCTCGGATCAGAGGAGGACTTCATATGGTAGTTGA
- the LOC101262526 gene encoding uncharacterized protein isoform X1 codes for MGSKPCFIDKPVVPGDVVLDLSSMTNQTIKLGGGLQQDHDAVTVVKAGILRFSKPNKYWIESSHKRYIPTVGDAVLGIVVDKRADSFYVDIKGPMVAFLPVLAFEGGTRRNIPKFEVGTLIYTRIVKANPGINPELSCMDASGKAAEFGPLKDGYMFESSTGLSRMLLSSPTCPVLEGLGKKLAFEIAVGLNGRVWVNAEHQSSIILAANAIMNSESLTSVQQKIMVEKLLDRVN; via the exons ATGGGTTCGAAACCTTGCTTCATTGATAAACCAGTA GTTCCTGGTGATGTTGTTTTAGATCTTTCCAGCATGACTAACCAAACGATTAAACTGGGTGGCGGCCTCCAACAG GATCATGATGCTGTAACTGTCGTCAAAGCAGGTATTTTGAGATTTTCAAAGCCAAACAAGTACTGGATTGAAAGCTCACACAAAAGA TATATACCTACCGTGGGGGATGCTGTCCTTGGAATTGTGGTGGACAAAAGAGCAGAT AGCTTTTATGTGGACATAAAAGGGCCAATGGTGGCGTTCTTGCCAGTGCTAGCATTTGAAGGAGGGACTAGGAGAAACATACCCAAATTTGAG GTAGGTACTCTAATTTATACTCGTATTGTCAAGGCCAACCCAGGAATAAACCCAGAGTTATCGTGCATGGATG CTTCTGGAAAAGCTGCCGAGTTTGGACCCCTTAAAGATGGCTATATGTTTGAATCATCAACTGGTTTGTCACGGAT GCTGCTGAGCTCACCAACATGTCCAGTTCTTGAAGGTCTTGGAAAGAAGCTAGCTTTTGAGATAGCTGTTGGTTTAAACGGCCGTGTGTGG GTAAATGCTGAGCACCAATCGTCAATCATCCTTGCTGCGAATGCAATAATGAACTCTGAGTCCTTGACCTCAGTGCAACAAAAGATTATGGTGGAGAAGCTGCTTGACAGAGTAAATTGA
- the LOC101262526 gene encoding uncharacterized protein isoform X2, which yields MTNQTIKLGGGLQQDHDAVTVVKAGILRFSKPNKYWIESSHKRYIPTVGDAVLGIVVDKRADSFYVDIKGPMVAFLPVLAFEGGTRRNIPKFEVGTLIYTRIVKANPGINPELSCMDASGKAAEFGPLKDGYMFESSTGLSRMLLSSPTCPVLEGLGKKLAFEIAVGLNGRVWVNAEHQSSIILAANAIMNSESLTSVQQKIMVEKLLDRVN from the exons ATGACTAACCAAACGATTAAACTGGGTGGCGGCCTCCAACAG GATCATGATGCTGTAACTGTCGTCAAAGCAGGTATTTTGAGATTTTCAAAGCCAAACAAGTACTGGATTGAAAGCTCACACAAAAGA TATATACCTACCGTGGGGGATGCTGTCCTTGGAATTGTGGTGGACAAAAGAGCAGAT AGCTTTTATGTGGACATAAAAGGGCCAATGGTGGCGTTCTTGCCAGTGCTAGCATTTGAAGGAGGGACTAGGAGAAACATACCCAAATTTGAG GTAGGTACTCTAATTTATACTCGTATTGTCAAGGCCAACCCAGGAATAAACCCAGAGTTATCGTGCATGGATG CTTCTGGAAAAGCTGCCGAGTTTGGACCCCTTAAAGATGGCTATATGTTTGAATCATCAACTGGTTTGTCACGGAT GCTGCTGAGCTCACCAACATGTCCAGTTCTTGAAGGTCTTGGAAAGAAGCTAGCTTTTGAGATAGCTGTTGGTTTAAACGGCCGTGTGTGG GTAAATGCTGAGCACCAATCGTCAATCATCCTTGCTGCGAATGCAATAATGAACTCTGAGTCCTTGACCTCAGTGCAACAAAAGATTATGGTGGAGAAGCTGCTTGACAGAGTAAATTGA